From Candidatus Nomurabacteria bacterium, one genomic window encodes:
- a CDS encoding carbohydrate kinase family protein, whose translation MKKDIHILCVGAAVQDVLLHGEVFRAKQEDGQLVEEFILGEKLEIDGVTFSTGGGATNAAVTFARQGLHASFMGQIADDAPGRAVLDDLHREQVDTGSIIMVDDKSTGYSVILVSPKGERTVLTYRGASHYLDSDKFDFSELHNIPDWIYISSLSGHYEIIDKVIMYAHEHGIKVAINPGKGELTDVDRMRYIIGEVDLVSLNKEEMQQLYEGSTPEELVRAAIKDCPVVIVTDGPNGEVAASRLEGKLVVGGMYEDVPVVDRLGAGDAFSSGFTCRIAQGEGLVEAVKFAAANSTSVVTKMGAKTGILHEDTVLHDMPLEVKDL comes from the coding sequence ATGAAAAAAGATATTCATATCTTATGTGTCGGGGCTGCCGTTCAAGATGTCTTGCTCCATGGTGAAGTTTTTCGTGCAAAGCAAGAAGATGGTCAACTAGTTGAAGAGTTTATCTTGGGTGAAAAGCTCGAAATTGATGGTGTGACATTTTCTACAGGTGGTGGTGCCACTAATGCAGCGGTCACATTTGCCCGTCAAGGTCTCCATGCTAGCTTTATGGGCCAAATTGCAGATGATGCACCGGGAAGGGCCGTTCTGGATGATCTTCATCGTGAGCAAGTCGATACCGGCTCGATTATAATGGTCGACGACAAAAGCACCGGCTATTCTGTAATCTTAGTCAGTCCAAAAGGTGAGCGAACGGTACTCACATACAGAGGAGCCTCACATTATCTCGATTCCGATAAGTTCGACTTCAGCGAGCTGCATAATATTCCAGACTGGATATATATCAGCAGCTTGTCTGGTCATTATGAAATTATCGACAAAGTAATTATGTACGCCCACGAACATGGAATAAAAGTTGCCATAAACCCCGGTAAGGGTGAACTAACCGATGTCGATCGAATGCGCTATATTATCGGCGAAGTAGATCTGGTGAGTCTAAACAAAGAAGAGATGCAGCAGCTTTATGAAGGTAGTACCCCAGAAGAGCTTGTTCGAGCGGCTATCAAGGATTGTCCAGTAGTGATAGTTACTGATGGCCCAAATGGCGAAGTGGCTGCTAGCCGCCTTGAAGGAAAACTGGTCGTTGGTGGAATGTACGAGGATGTGCCCGTTGTCGACAGACTTGGGGCAGGCGACGCCTTTAGTAGTGGCTTCACATGCCGGATTGCGCAAGGAGAGGGGTTAGTGGAGGCTGTAAAATTTGCGGCAGCCAATAGCACCAGTGTAGTTACAAAAATGGGCGCTAAGACAGGTATCTTGCACGAAGATACCGTGCTGCACGACATGCCACTCGAAGTTAAGGATTTATAG
- a CDS encoding class II fructose-bisphosphate aldolase, whose translation MSLTIAQIRANCLKARATMERARKQKFALGAFNIDNQETLIAIARAAKKTRAPLLVEVSHGEVEVIGLDNLRDMVDNYKIEYGIEIYINLDHSPSVEAAKAGIDAGFEFIHIDVSQAHKDDHISDKAIVEATKEVVEYAKFTGALVESEPHYFGGSSNVHHESIDYAQIKKTFSTPAGSKKFVKDTGIDTFAAAIGNLHGKYPVPKILDLKLLERIREALPKDVNISLHGGSGTPLHFFEEAVRIGVTKININSDMRFAFRTVLERELAKHPDEFAVMKLMDEVKLAVQAVVEDKLKAFNSIGKAEV comes from the coding sequence ATGAGTTTAACCATTGCTCAGATTCGAGCAAATTGTCTAAAAGCTAGAGCAACCATGGAGCGGGCACGTAAGCAGAAGTTTGCCTTGGGAGCTTTTAATATCGACAACCAAGAAACGCTAATCGCGATTGCTAGGGCGGCTAAAAAAACACGTGCACCGTTGCTGGTCGAAGTTAGTCACGGAGAAGTCGAAGTAATCGGCTTAGATAACTTACGTGATATGGTTGATAACTACAAAATTGAATATGGGATAGAGATTTACATTAATCTCGATCATTCACCATCAGTAGAGGCTGCCAAGGCAGGAATTGATGCTGGTTTTGAGTTTATTCACATCGACGTATCACAAGCCCACAAAGATGACCATATATCAGATAAAGCGATTGTGGAGGCGACCAAAGAAGTAGTCGAATATGCTAAATTTACCGGTGCGCTTGTCGAAAGTGAGCCGCACTACTTTGGTGGATCGAGCAATGTTCATCACGAAAGTATAGATTATGCGCAAATCAAGAAAACTTTTAGTACCCCAGCTGGTAGCAAAAAATTTGTCAAAGACACTGGAATCGACACATTCGCGGCCGCGATTGGGAACTTACACGGTAAATATCCTGTTCCAAAGATACTTGATCTGAAACTACTCGAACGCATTCGTGAAGCACTACCAAAGGATGTCAATATTAGCTTACATGGAGGTAGCGGGACACCACTACACTTTTTTGAAGAAGCTGTACGAATTGGTGTGACCAAAATCAACATCAACAGCGATATGCGCTTTGCCTTCCGAACCGTCCTCGAGCGCGAGCTTGCCAAGCATCCCGATGAGTTTGCTGTTATGAAACTAATGGACGAGGTTAAATTGGCAGTTCAAGCAGTAGTTGAAGATAAGCTAAAAGCCTTCAATTCCATTGGTAAGGCCGAGGTTTGA